Within the Medicago truncatula cultivar Jemalong A17 chromosome 4, MtrunA17r5.0-ANR, whole genome shotgun sequence genome, the region taaaaattacaaatagataatagaatttaaagtgcaatagagtattaaaatattattacaaaactaacataatgtgtattatagtactaaaatattgatataataatttaaagtacaatactaattattttgcCTGTGCTCAATAATTTCATTGCGGATTATGTTTCGAACGCGATCCATCTCTGACGACGAAACTACATTTAAAACTTGTGATTGATCCAAGTTAGATGAGCTATCATCATGATGAATGATTGTGCTTTCATCTTCATAAACATTAAAATCCATATCATTTTCTGCATTCCTTCGGATAAAGTTGTGTATAGCCATTGTTGCGACAACTATTTGAACTTGAGTCTCAAATTTAAACTTAGGCATTCGACGTAGGATTGCAAATCTGTTCTTCCATACCCCAAAAGTTCTTTCTATTGTGCACCTTAAACTAGAgtgataataattaaatacttCATTATGATTTGCGAATCCGTTAGAACGCCTAAATTCAGGAAGATGATATCGTTCACATCTATATGGACCAATGTACCCTATTGGTGTTGGATAGCCAGAATCTACCAAATAATACTTacctagaaagaaagaaaaaatatatttaaactttagtcaaatataacaaatcatttgtagtaatattaaataacaaacCTGGCGGAGGGTGTGGAAAATTAAGGTTCGCATTTGTCAAAGCCTGGTCAAAAACACGAGCATCATGAGCAGTACCTTCCCAACCAGCTAATACAAAAGTGAAGCACATGTTCCAATCACATACAGCCATTATATTTTGTGTAGCATATCCCTTTCTTCCAATAAACTTTGTTTGCTCACTTCCACTAACTACACATGACACATGTGTACCATCAATTGCTCCTATAGCATTCTTAAAAAA harbors:
- the LOC112421215 gene encoding uncharacterized protein — protein: MDNWNEQSDHTRDEDDEEDDDIFQKAIFVAALVGEYAVNHLCKEPCRTSELTGHSWVQEILQGNPTRCYEMFRMEKHVFNLLCTELVKLGLKSSNRMTVEEMVAMFLVAVGHGVGNRMIQERFQHSGETVSRHFHQVLHVVLKLSMKYIKPEDPMFRDCHSKIKNDPRYWPFFKNAIGAIDGTHVSCVVSGSEQTKFIGRKGYATQNIMAVCDWNMCFTFVLAGWEGTAHDARVFDQALTNANLNFPHPPPGKYYLVDSGYPTPIGYIGPYRCERYHLPEFRRSNGFANHNEVFNYYHSSLRCTIERTFGVWKNRFAILRRMPKFKFETQVQIVVATMAIHNFIRRNAENDMDFNVYEDESTIIHHDDSSSNLDQSQVLNVVSSSEMDRVRNIIRNEIIEHRQNN